The region GGGCGTGCTGGCGCTCGGCACCTGGCAGTCGATCTGCCTCGTCGACACCAACGTCGACAACCCCGTCCGCAAGGTCCGGCTGAGCTTCCTCTCCTCCTAGTCCCGCCTTCCCCGGCACCAGCAGCACCACCAGCCCCACCACGGCCAGCCCCACGAACACCCACACCTGTGCGCCGTCGACCACGCCGCCCTGCAACAACGCCCGCAGCCCCTCGGTCGAGAACCGGAACGGCGTCCAGGACCACAGCACCGCGCGGTAGACCGGGTCGAGCAGTTCGGGCACCTGCCCCGCCACCGCCGGTGCCATCAGGTACAGCGGCCCGAGCACGGCCATCGCGCGCAGCCCGAGCAGCCGCAACAACGCCGCCTGCACCAGGACGAACGCCGCCGCGACCAGCCCGAGGTAGCCCAGGACGTCCCACCCCAGCGGCAACGACGAGTCCCACACCGCGAAGAACCCGGCGACCACGCCCACCCCGAGCACGGCCGCGGACAACGCCCCCAGCAGCCGCGTCCACACCGCCGCCCGGCGGACCAGCCGGACGAACGCCGCCCCGGCCACCAGTCCGGCGACCCACAGCAACGCGCTCGCGGCCAGCGGCGCGGTCCGGCCCGCCGCCGAGGCCGGGTTCACCGTCACCACCTCGGCCCGCAGCCCCGCGCCCTGCGCCACCCCGGCCAGGACCTGCTGCGCCACCTGCGTCCCCGACGGGTTCACCGCGCCGGACAACACGATCGACGCCCCGCCGGGCGCGAGTTCGAGCACCCCGTAGACGTCCTGCGCCGCCAGCAGCCCGCGCGCCTCCTCCGGCGTGGTGACCCGCCACACCACCTCCGCCGTCGACGCGGCACCCAGCTTGTCGGCCACCGCGCGCAACGGCGGCGGGGCGTCCGCTCCGACCGCGACCGCCAGCGGCACCTCACGGGGGTGGACCGTCGCCTGCACGCCGAACGTGAGCAGCCCCAAGACCAGCGCGACCAGCGCGCCCACGACCGCGGTGACCACCGCGACGGCCGCCGGCGGCCGGTCCTGTGGTGTGGCCATGATTGCCTCCAGACACGTTTTCATCGCTAGTTGAATTAGCAGGCTACGACCCGCCACCACCTAAGTCAACGCGTGCTGAATTTCTCGCCGGCCCTCGGACACCGGAACCGGCGCGGTACGGTTTGGCCGTGACACACCCAGGTGACGGGCAGAGCGGCTGGGGTGGCCAGCCTGACCCAGGCCGGCAGTACGGCGGCCAGTACGGCCGGCCCGACCTCGGCCCGCAGCAGTAAGGCGGGCCCGACCCCGGCCAGCAGCAGTACGGCGGCCAGTACGGTGGCCAGTACGGCCAGCCCGACCCGGGCCAGCAGTACCAGCCGTACGGGCAGCAGCAGTACGGCGGCTACGGCGGCCTGGGCGTGTTCTCCGGCGGCGAAGGCCCGCCACCGAAGAAGAACAACACCAAGGTGTGGATCATCGTCGGCCTGGTCGTCGTGCTGATCGGCGGCGGGCTCACCACCTTCTTCCTCACCCGCGACAGCGGTTCGCAGAACGCCGCCGGCACCAGCACCTCCGCGCCGGCCCCGACCACCACCGCGGCCAAGCCGACCACCACGTCGAAGTCCGGCACCGAGAACGCGACCTGCAAGCCCACCAAGGCGGACTGGAACTGCCTGCGGGTGCAGGACCTGTCCTACAGCTACGACGTGCCCAAGGCGTGGGCGCCGAGCCCGATCTCGGCGGGCGTCGAGGGCATGAAGGACGTCAAGCTCACCGGCGTCACGGTCTACGGCAACTACGACTGCGGCGGCTCGCGCTACAACCGGGGCAGCACCGGTGGCGTGGTCGTGCCGCAGGGCGACCTGGCCGCCGTGGCGAAGGACTTCGCGCAGAAGCTCGGCGCCCAGTACTACAGCTCCGGCAAGTCCGTCGACGTGAAGCTCAGCGAGCCCAAGTCGGTGAAGGTGCCCAACGGCAGCAAGGCCGAGATCGAGGGCGTGCAGGTCGACGCCACGATCAGCACCACCGGCAGCGACTGCCTCGCGTCCAAGGGCATGGTGAAGGTGTTGGTGCTCAAGGGTTCCACCGGTTTCCACGTGTTCATGGCCAACGGCGACCTGGAAGGCGGTCCGGCCGAGCCCAAGGGGCCGACCGAAGCCGACCTCCAGGCGATGGTCGACTCCGTGAAACCGCTGGCCTCGTGAGCTACACCGGACTCGGCGTCTACCAGCAGCAGCCGAAACCGCCCAACCGCCGCCCGCTGTGGATCGCGCTCGCCGTGGCCGGCGTGCTCGCGGTCGTCGGCGGCGGCACCGCGGCCGTGCTGCTCACCGGGAACGACGCGACATCCGCGCCCACCACCTCCGCCACCACCACGGCGAAACCCGACTGGACCGTGGTCGAGGACACCCAGGCCGGTCTGCGCTACGAGGTGCCGCCGTCCTGGGAGACCAGTCCCGTCGGCACGGTCGGCGCGGTCCGGCTGACCAAGTCCCAGGTCTCGCGGCCGTTCGACTGCCAGGGCCGCAACATGATCCAGGCGATGGTGGCGTCCGGGACCGCGACCGGCGAGGTGCCCGACGTCGCCGAGGCGCTGATCGTGGAGATCGCCCGCACCAGCTACACCGTCGAGGGCCAGAAGCCCAAGCTGGGCAAGCCCGAGGTGCGCGGCGTCGAGGAGCACACCGTGGCCTCCGTCGAGGTCACGCCCAGCGCGGTGAGCCCCTGCTACGCGCCCAAGGCGACGGTTCGGGCCTACGCCAGGTCCACCAGGTCGTCGAAGGTGGCCGTTCTGGTGCTCAACGTCGCCGAAGGCGGGCCGTACGTCGCGGAAGGGCCCAGCGAGGACGACGTGAACCGGATCATGGAAAGCGTGCGCCCCCTGTGAAAACGCCCACCCCCACCTCACCCACCGCCACCTCACCCACCTCACTCACCGCGAACACCGCCGCCGCTGTGGACACCTTGGTCCTGTGGGACATCGACCTCACCCTGATCGACGCGCGCGGCCTGGGCCACACCTGGTACCGCACCGCGCTGCACGCCGTGGCCGGGCTGGAACTCGTGCACACGCCGAGCTTCCCCGGCCGCACCGAGCGCGCGATCACCCAGGAACTGCTGCTGGCGCACGACTTGGAGCCGACCGAGGAGCTGATCTCCCGGCTGCACACCGAGCTGATCGACGTGGCGACCAGGGAGCACACCGAGCTGCCAACGCACGGCCACGCGCTGCCCGGCGCGGCCGAGGCCCTGGAGGCGTTGGCGCGCCAGGAGAACGTGGTGCAGTCGCTGGTCACCGGCAACCTGGTGGAGATCGCCCGGTTCAAGCTCGCCGCGTTCGACCTGCACCACCACGTCGACTTCGAGATCGGCGGCTACGGCACCGTGTCCGAGCACCGGCCGGCCCTCGTGCTGGACGCCGTGCGGCGGGCGTCGGCCAAGCACGGCAAGGACTTCTCGGCGGTCGTCATCGGCGACACCCCGCACGACGTCCACGCCGCCCTGCACCACGGCGCTTTCGCCATCGGCGTCGCCACCGGCCGCAGCACCGCCGACGAACTCCGCGACTCCGGGGCGCACATCGTCCTGGCCGACCTCTCGGACACTTCCGCTGTCCTCTCAGCGGTCTTGCACCGCTAGTCCCAGCCGGCTGCTCCACCCACCCAACGCAAAACGGGGCCCGACACAAACCGGGCCCCGCCTCGCCACACTGTCACACCAGCCGCGCTCTCACATCAGCCGCGCACAACGTCCAGCAGGTGCTGCACCGCGTCCGCCACCGCGACCTCCACCCGCTCGCCCGACCGGCGGTCCTTGACCTCGACCAGACCGTTCGCCAGCCCGCGCCCCACCACCAGGATGGTCGGCACGCCGATCAGCTCGGCGTCGGCGAACTTCACGCCGGGGCTGGCCTTGCGGTCGTCCAGCAGCACCTTGAGCCCGGCCGCCGACAGCTCGCCTGCGAGCCGCTCGCCGCCCGCCAGCAGGGTCTCGTCCTTGCCCGCCACCACCACGTGCACGTCCGCCGGCGCGACGTTGCGGGGCCAGATCAGGCCGCGGTCGTCGTGGCTCTGCTCGGCGATCGCCGCCACCAGGCGGGACACGCCGATGCCGTAGGAGCCCATGGTGATCCGGACCGGCCGGCTGTCCGGACCCAGCGCGTCCAGCGAGAACGCGTCCGCGTACTTGCGGCCCAGCTGGAAGATGTGGCCGATCTCGATGCCACGCGCGGCGACCAGCACGCCCTGACCGTCCGGCGACGGGTCGCCCTCGCGCACCTCGGCCACGTCGATCGTGCCGTCGGGGGTGAAGTCGCGGCCCTGCACCAGGTCCACCACGTGGTGGTCGGCCTTGTCCGCGCCGGTCACCCACGCCGTGCCGCGCACCACGCGCGGGTCGACCAGGTAGCGCACGCCGTTGGCCTGGAGCGCGGCCGGGCCGATGTAGCCCTTGACCAGGAACGCGTTCTTCGCGAAGTCGGACTCCTCCAGCATCGCCACCTCGGCGGGCTCGACGGCCGCCTCCAGGCGCTTGAAGTCCACCTCGCGGTCGCCGGGCAGGCCGATGGCCAGCAGCTCCGGGCCCTTGCCCGGGGCGATGAGCTTGACCAGGACGTTCTTCAGCGTGTCGGCCGCGGTGAAGGTCCGGCCCAGGCCCGCGCCGTTGAGGAACGCGACCAGCGACTCGATGGTCGGCGTGTCGGGCGTGTGGTGGACCTGCGCCGCGGGCTTGTCCTCGACCGACTGCTCGGCGGGCGGGGTCGTGGTCACCGCCTCGACGTTGGCCGCGTAGTCCGACTCGGTGCTGCGCACGAAGGTGTCCTCGCCGGTCGGCGCGACGGCCAGGAACTCCTCCGACGCCGACCCGCCCATCGCGCCGGACGTCGCCGCCACGATCACGTAGTCCATGCCCAGCCGGTCGAAGATCCGGATGTAGGCGTCCCGGTGCTTGCCGTAGGACTCCGACAGGCCCTCGTCGGTGAGGTCGAAGGAGTACGAGTCCTTCATGAGGAACTCGCGGCCGCGCAGGATGCCCGCGCGGGGGCGCGCCTCGTCGCGGTACTTGGTCTGGATCTGGTAGAGCGTGACCGGGTAGTCCTTGTACGACGAGTACTCGCCCTTCACGGTGAGCGCGAACAGCTCCTCGTGGGTGGGCCCGAGCAGGTAGTCCGCGCCCTTGCGGTCCTTGAGCCGGAAGAGGTTCGGGCCGTACTCGGTCCACCGGTCGGTGGCCTCGTAGGGCTCCTTCGGCAGCAGCGCGGGGAACTGGATCTCCTGCGCGCCGAAGGCGTCCATCTCCTCGCGCACGACCCGCTCGACGTTGCGCAACACCCGCAGGCCCAGCGGCAGCCACGAGTACCCGCCCGGTGCGACGCGGCGGACGTAGCCGGCGCGGACCAACAGCTTGTGGCTGGGTACTTCGGCGTCGGCCGGATCCTCGCGCAAGGTGCGCAGGAACAGCGACGACATCCTCGTGATCACGGTGGGTGCTCCTCGTGGGGCCGGTTGTCCCACGAAGGGTAGTGAACCCCGTCCCACCAGTTCCAACGGGTTCCTGCGCGCTTTTCGTCCCCCCACCACCGACACACCACCGACCAGGCCACCGACCCTGCCATCGACACCGCCGCGCGCCACGCTCCGCACGCGGGACCACCACCCCCCGCCCCAGGCCGCCGAAGTCCCCACATCGGCACGTCCGAGCAGGTCACAGCCTCACCGACGGCGGATTGTCGGTGGGCGGGGCTACCTTCCCGGACATGACGCTGACGATCGGCATGATCACCATCGACACCGCGGACCCGCACAAGCTCGCGGAGTTCTGGACCAAGGCGCTGGACACCGAGGTGCGGCACGACTGGGGCGAGTTCCTCATCATCGGCCCCGCCGTCGAGGGCGGCCTGCAACTGGGCCTGCAACGGGCGGACGACATCGCCCCCGGCAAGAACCGGGTGCACTTCGACGCGCACGTGCCCGACCGGGCCGCCGAGGTGGCCAGACTCGTGGAGCTGGGGGCGACCGAGGTGGCCGAGCACACCGTGCCGGGCCTGACCTGGACCGTGCTGGCCGACCCGGACGGCAACCAGTTCTGCGTGGGTCAACCGGGCTGAGCGCCGGCCGGCGGCACGGCCTAGGCTCCCGGTCCGTGCTGGTACTGCTCCCCCCGTCGGAGACCAAGGCGATCGGCGGCGCGGGCGCGCCGCTGGACCTCGACCTGCTCACGCGCCCCGAGCTGAACCCGGTCCGCGCGAAGCTGGTCGACGCCCTGGTCGACCTGGCCGCCGACGTGCCCGCGAGCCTGGCCGTGCTGGGCCTGTCCGAGCGGCAGGAGGCCGAGGTCGCGCGCAACGCCGAGCTGCGCACCGCGCCGACCATGCCGGCGCTGGAGCGCTACACCGGCGTGCTCTACGACAACCTCGACCTCAAGACCCTCACCAAGGCCGAACGCTCCCGCGCCGCCGGTCGGCTGGCGGTCGCGTCCGCCCTGTTCGGGATCGTGCACGGCGGCGACCCGATCCCGGCCTACCGGCTCTCCGGTGGCAGCGTGCTGCCCGCGACCGGCCCGCTGGGCTCGCTCTGGCGACCCGTGCTCACGCCCGCCCTGGCCGACACCCCGGTGATCGACCTGCGGTCGGCGCCCTACAGCTCGCTGGCGAAGGTCCCGCACGCCATCACGGTCCGGGTGGTCACCGAGGACCCGAGGGGGCGGCGGCAGGCGGTCAGCCACTTCAACAAGGCCCACAAGGGCCTGCTCGCGCGGGCCATCGTGCGGTCCCGCGCCGAGGTGGGATCGGTCCGCTCCCTGGTCAAGATCGCCGCCGCCGGCGGTCTCCGGCTGGAGCCCACCGGCGAGCGCGCGCTCGACCTGATCGTCTGATCCCCTCTTCCGCGCCTTCACACCCACCGATCACGTCTGCGCCCGGACACCCGCGCACACATC is a window of Saccharothrix espanaensis DSM 44229 DNA encoding:
- a CDS encoding YhgE/Pip domain-containing protein, which translates into the protein MATPQDRPPAAVAVVTAVVGALVALVLGLLTFGVQATVHPREVPLAVAVGADAPPPLRAVADKLGAASTAEVVWRVTTPEEARGLLAAQDVYGVLELAPGGASIVLSGAVNPSGTQVAQQVLAGVAQGAGLRAEVVTVNPASAAGRTAPLAASALLWVAGLVAGAAFVRLVRRAAVWTRLLGALSAAVLGVGVVAGFFAVWDSSLPLGWDVLGYLGLVAAAFVLVQAALLRLLGLRAMAVLGPLYLMAPAVAGQVPELLDPVYRAVLWSWTPFRFSTEGLRALLQGGVVDGAQVWVFVGLAVVGLVVLLVPGKAGLGGEEAQPDLADGVVDVGVDEADRLPGAERQHAP
- a CDS encoding flagellar basal body-associated FliL family protein, translated to MFSGGEGPPPKKNNTKVWIIVGLVVVLIGGGLTTFFLTRDSGSQNAAGTSTSAPAPTTTAAKPTTTSKSGTENATCKPTKADWNCLRVQDLSYSYDVPKAWAPSPISAGVEGMKDVKLTGVTVYGNYDCGGSRYNRGSTGGVVVPQGDLAAVAKDFAQKLGAQYYSSGKSVDVKLSEPKSVKVPNGSKAEIEGVQVDATISTTGSDCLASKGMVKVLVLKGSTGFHVFMANGDLEGGPAEPKGPTEADLQAMVDSVKPLAS
- a CDS encoding HAD family hydrolase, which gives rise to MDTLVLWDIDLTLIDARGLGHTWYRTALHAVAGLELVHTPSFPGRTERAITQELLLAHDLEPTEELISRLHTELIDVATREHTELPTHGHALPGAAEALEALARQENVVQSLVTGNLVEIARFKLAAFDLHHHVDFEIGGYGTVSEHRPALVLDAVRRASAKHGKDFSAVVIGDTPHDVHAALHHGAFAIGVATGRSTADELRDSGAHIVLADLSDTSAVLSAVLHR
- a CDS encoding proline--tRNA ligase, with protein sequence MITRMSSLFLRTLREDPADAEVPSHKLLVRAGYVRRVAPGGYSWLPLGLRVLRNVERVVREEMDAFGAQEIQFPALLPKEPYEATDRWTEYGPNLFRLKDRKGADYLLGPTHEELFALTVKGEYSSYKDYPVTLYQIQTKYRDEARPRAGILRGREFLMKDSYSFDLTDEGLSESYGKHRDAYIRIFDRLGMDYVIVAATSGAMGGSASEEFLAVAPTGEDTFVRSTESDYAANVEAVTTTPPAEQSVEDKPAAQVHHTPDTPTIESLVAFLNGAGLGRTFTAADTLKNVLVKLIAPGKGPELLAIGLPGDREVDFKRLEAAVEPAEVAMLEESDFAKNAFLVKGYIGPAALQANGVRYLVDPRVVRGTAWVTGADKADHHVVDLVQGRDFTPDGTIDVAEVREGDPSPDGQGVLVAARGIEIGHIFQLGRKYADAFSLDALGPDSRPVRITMGSYGIGVSRLVAAIAEQSHDDRGLIWPRNVAPADVHVVVAGKDETLLAGGERLAGELSAAGLKVLLDDRKASPGVKFADAELIGVPTILVVGRGLANGLVEVKDRRSGERVEVAVADAVQHLLDVVRG
- a CDS encoding VOC family protein, whose amino-acid sequence is MTLTIGMITIDTADPHKLAEFWTKALDTEVRHDWGEFLIIGPAVEGGLQLGLQRADDIAPGKNRVHFDAHVPDRAAEVARLVELGATEVAEHTVPGLTWTVLADPDGNQFCVGQPG
- the yaaA gene encoding peroxide stress protein YaaA → MLVLLPPSETKAIGGAGAPLDLDLLTRPELNPVRAKLVDALVDLAADVPASLAVLGLSERQEAEVARNAELRTAPTMPALERYTGVLYDNLDLKTLTKAERSRAAGRLAVASALFGIVHGGDPIPAYRLSGGSVLPATGPLGSLWRPVLTPALADTPVIDLRSAPYSSLAKVPHAITVRVVTEDPRGRRQAVSHFNKAHKGLLARAIVRSRAEVGSVRSLVKIAAAGGLRLEPTGERALDLIV